Genomic DNA from Thermoanaerobaculum aquaticum:
TCGCTTTTTTCCGGGAGCAGGGAGAAAAACGTCACCCGGCTGGTGATCGTTCTCGGCCTGGTGGTGCTGGGGGCGGTTTTTGCCAACCCCATTACGGTGGTTCCCGCCGGACACGTTGGGGTGAAGGACTTTTTTGGAATTGTTTCGCCCACCGTTTTGCCACCGGGCGTGCGCTTGGTTTTGCCGTTCACCCGGGTGGTGAAGATGTCGGTTCGTACCCAGGAGATCAAGGAAGTAGCGGAAGTGCCATCCAAGGAAGGGCTCATCATGAATCTGGAGGTGAGCTTGCTTTTCCGCTTGGACGCCACCCGGGCACCCGACGTTTACAAGACCATTGGCCCTAACTACCCGGAGATCGTGGTGGAACCGCAGTTCCGCTCGGCCATCCGGGAAATCACCGCTTCCTACGAGGCCAAAGCCCTGTACTCGGCTGAGCGGGAGCGCATCGCCCAGGAGATCTTCCAACTCTTCCGCAAACTTACCGCCGACCGCGGGGTGGTGGGGGAACAGGTGCTCTTGCGCAAGATCGGGCTGCCGCCGGTGGTGGCCAACGCCATTCAGGAAAAGCTGCGCCGGGAGCAGGAGGCGGAGCAAATGAAGTTCGTGCTCCAAAAGGAGCAGCAAGAGGCCGAGCGCAAGCGCATTGAAGCGCAGGGGATTGCCGATTTCCAGCGCATCGTTTCCCAGGGCATTTCCCAGCAGCTTTTGGAGTGGAAGGGCATCGAGGCTACGGAAAAGCTAGCTGCCAGCCCAAACGCCAAGATCGTGATCATTGGCAACCCCAAGACCGGTTTGCCAGTGGTCCTGAGCACCGAGAAATAAAAACAAAAAACCATGCTCGCACCGCCGATTCTGGAACGGGTGATTTTGGGTGAGTGTTTGGCGCCCGCCCTAAAGCCGGCCCGCTACGTGTTCCGGGATCCTGTGGGCAAGGTGCTTTACCACGTGGAGCAAAGCTCAGGTTTTACACCGTTGAGCTACACCAAGCTGCGGGGGGTAATGTCCCTGGAGCTGGAGTGGAGCGATGGCGTTGGTCGCACAAACCTTCGCTTTGTTCGCTCCCCGGGGTGGTGGAAAAACCGTTGGGAGCTCCGTGGTGTGGTGGGCCGCGAGCTCTGGAGCTTCGTTCCCAGCTCCCTTTGGGGAACGTCGTGGACGCTCACCAACGCCCAAACGGGAGCGGTGGTCATGGCCCGGGTGGCCAACCCGCTGATCGTGGGGCCGCAGAAGGCAGAAATTGCTACCCTCCACAACCAAACCCTGGCGCGATTACGCTGGAGCGACTACTCCTTTCGGCTGGGCTGTCACTCTCAGGCCCGCATCGAACTGGCCGAAGACTCCTGGGAGCTCGCCGCTTTGGGTTTGGCTGTAATCCGCTGGGCGGCCATGCAGCAACGCTAGGAGCGGGGCCTTTCCTGGCAGTAAACTCGAGCCATGGCGAACGAGCGGTGGATCCTTGCTCCCGGCCAGCGGGTGACCTTTGCCCGTTTCATGGAGCTAGCGCTGTACCACCCCCGGTATGGCTACTACGCCCGGCCCCGGGGTAGCTACCCGGCGGGGCCTGAGGGCGACTTCGTCACCGCTCCCACAGCACACCCGCTCTTTGCCGCGTTGTGGGCGAAGATCTTGGCTTCCTTGCGGGAGCGGCGGGGTCAGCCGCTCACCTTTGCGGACCTGGGGGCAGGGGATGGGCGCTTTTTGCGGAACCTGGCCGGTTTTCTCGACGCCCAAACGGTTGCGAGGCTGATGGCGGTGGAGGTTTCGCCGGCGGGCCGTGAGGCGATGGCTGCCAGCCTGCCGCAGGTGGAGCTGGCTGCCTCCTTGGCGGAAATGTCGCCGTCTGAGGGTCCCTGCCTTATCTTTGCCAGCGAGCTTTATGATGCGTTGCCCTGTCATCTGCTAGGGGGGACCGAAGGCGGGCTTTGCGAGCTTTACGTGGAGGCTTCAGAGGATGGCACGCTGCGCCTGGTCGCCGATAACCCCTCCACGCCGGAGCTTTCGGCTTACCTTGCCGCTTATGGCATTACCCTGGAAGCCGGTCAGCGGGCTGAGGTTCGTCTGGAAGCCCGGAGGTTTCACCAGCAGGTTTTGGCCTGGGCGGGAAGCGATGCGGTGGTTTTCGTGCTGGATTACGGCTACCCCGCCAGGTCTCTCTACAACCCTCGGGCCCGGCGGGGGGGAAGCCTTACCGGGTACCGGCAGCACCGTGTGGTGACTGACCTGCTGTCGCACCCCGGGGAGGTGGACATCACCGCCCACGTTAACTGGGACGACCTGTTGGCGGCTGGGAACGACTTGGGTTTTGGTGCAAGGCCCGTAGAGCCTTTAGGGCTTTTCTTGACGCGCTGGGGGATCCTGGAGCTGGCCGGTGCAGGCGGGAAGGAAACCTCGCTACCCTGGGAGGTGCGGCTGCTGGTGCACCCGGCGGGCATGGGCAGTGACTTGAAAGTGTTGGTACAGGGCAAGGGGGCGCTATGGGAGTGCTGGCAGGAACTGGACGGGCAAAAACGGCCATAAAGCTGGGGATAGCAGCGACGGGCCTTTTGCTTTCGGCCCTGGTGCTGGCCTCCCAACGCGCGCAATTTAAGGCGCTGCCCGAGCGCTGGCAGCGGTGGTTGGAGGAGGAGGTCTACCCTCTCATTTCCGACGAGCAAAAGAAGGCCTTTCTGCAGCTCACAACCGATGCCCAACGGGAGGAGTTTGTCAACCGCCTGTGGCAAATTTGGGGGGAGCAGGTGGGTTTGGGCGCCAGCTTCCGGCGCATCTACGAGGACCGCCTGTTAACCTGCCGGCAGGAGTTTGGCAACACCACCGAAGACCGGGCCAGGATCCTGCTGCTGCACGGCGCTCCCACCGCCCGTTTGCCGGTGGATTGTCCCGAGGTTTTTTACCCCCTGGAGTTTTGGCGCTACGCCTACATTCCGGGGATAGGGCAGGGCGTGACGCTGCTGTTTTACAAGCCTTACGGCTTGGGCCGCTTCCGCATGTGGGACCCCTTTGAAACCCGCTGGGTCCTGTACACCCCCAACGCGCAACAAGCCTTGCGCCGGCCCACCATGAGCCGGCTGGAGCGCCCGGAGTTCCGCTGTGGCAACGTGGATGAGCTCCTCAACCTCCTGGCTTCCGCCGAGTACTGGCTTTCCGACCCCGGGGTGCGGCAGCGGTTGGAGCACCTGGTGGTGGAAAGCGCACGGTTGGGGAAGGAGTCGGCGGAACAGAGGTTTTTGGCCTTCTCCACGCTGTTGCCCAAGGATGCCGAGCCCCTGGAGTTTTCCCCGCGGGCCGAGGTGGTGGGGAGGAGGGGTTCCAAAGGCCTGGTGCGCTTTTCCTGCGAGGTGCCGCGCGCTGGCTTGACCACCACCCAAGTGGGGGAAGCAGAGGTGGTGCAGCTGGACGTGGTGGGGGAGGTGGCCCGGGGTGGGGAAATGGCGGACCGCTTCCGTTACGCCTTCACCTTCCCTGCCGATTCGCAAATCCTGCCGCTGGTGGTGGAGCGGGAGCTGCGGGTGGGCGATTACGTGCTGCGGCTGAGGGTGGCCGACGCCCACGGCAGGCGGGCCGGGGTGGTGGAGCTTCCCTTTGCCGTGCGCTTGCCCGAGGAGTCCGGTCAAACCGTGGCCACAGAAACCCAGGCGCGCTCCCCCCAGGAAAAGCTGCTGACGCTTGTGGGGCCACAAGGCGAGGGGGTTTTCGGAGTTCAGCGCTTTACCGCGTTGGTGGATGCCAGCATTGCCAAGGTGGAGTTCCTCCTGGATGGCAAGTCGGTGCTGATCAAAAACCGCCCTCCCTTTGAAGTGGAGCTGGACTTGGGACCGCTGCCGCGCCTGGCCACGGTCACCGCCGTGGGCTACGACCTCAAGGACAGGGAAGTGGACCGCGCCGAGGTGGTGCTGAACGTGGGGCGGGAGCGGTTTTTTGTGCGGCTGAGCCCCATCACCAAAGCTGACCAGCGCCCGGAGGGACTTGCGGTCAGCGCCTCGGTTAACGTGCCCTCCGACCAGAAACTGGAGCGGGTGGAGCTTTACTTCAACGACCAGCACCTGGCAACCCTGTACAGCGCACCGTTTTCCGCGGTGCTGCCGGTGCGGTTGGGCAAGGAGCTGGGTTACGTGCGGGCGCTGGCGGTGCTTGCTGATGGCAGTCAAGCGGAAGACGTGCAGCTGGTCAACGCACCACAGTTCATCTCCACCGTGCGGGTGCAGGCGGTGGAGCTGCCGGTGCTGGTGCTGGATCGCTCGGGAAAGCCTGTGGAAGGCTTGAAAAAGGAGGACTTTGAGGTCCTGGATGAAGGCGTACCCCAGGAAATCCTCCACTTTTCCCGGGAGCAAGACCTGCCCATTCGGGTAGGGTTGGCCATTGATACCTCAGGCTCCATGGAAAACACGCTTCCCGAAGTGCAAAAGGTGGTGCTGGGGTTTGTCAAGAACCTCCTGCGCCCCAAGGACCGGGCGTTTGTCATTGCCTTTTCCGATCGGCCGGCGCTTTTAGCGCCCTTTACCGCCGACTTTGGCAGCCTGGAACGGGCGCTGGTGACCTTGCGGGCCGAACGCGA
This window encodes:
- a CDS encoding prohibitin family protein, yielding MELKEKVPSLFSGSREKNVTRLVIVLGLVVLGAVFANPITVVPAGHVGVKDFFGIVSPTVLPPGVRLVLPFTRVVKMSVRTQEIKEVAEVPSKEGLIMNLEVSLLFRLDATRAPDVYKTIGPNYPEIVVEPQFRSAIREITASYEAKALYSAERERIAQEIFQLFRKLTADRGVVGEQVLLRKIGLPPVVANAIQEKLRREQEAEQMKFVLQKEQQEAERKRIEAQGIADFQRIVSQGISQQLLEWKGIEATEKLAASPNAKIVIIGNPKTGLPVVLSTEK
- a CDS encoding SAM-dependent methyltransferase — translated: MANERWILAPGQRVTFARFMELALYHPRYGYYARPRGSYPAGPEGDFVTAPTAHPLFAALWAKILASLRERRGQPLTFADLGAGDGRFLRNLAGFLDAQTVARLMAVEVSPAGREAMAASLPQVELAASLAEMSPSEGPCLIFASELYDALPCHLLGGTEGGLCELYVEASEDGTLRLVADNPSTPELSAYLAAYGITLEAGQRAEVRLEARRFHQQVLAWAGSDAVVFVLDYGYPARSLYNPRARRGGSLTGYRQHRVVTDLLSHPGEVDITAHVNWDDLLAAGNDLGFGARPVEPLGLFLTRWGILELAGAGGKETSLPWEVRLLVHPAGMGSDLKVLVQGKGALWECWQELDGQKRP
- a CDS encoding VWA domain-containing protein, translated to MGVLAGTGRAKTAIKLGIAATGLLLSALVLASQRAQFKALPERWQRWLEEEVYPLISDEQKKAFLQLTTDAQREEFVNRLWQIWGEQVGLGASFRRIYEDRLLTCRQEFGNTTEDRARILLLHGAPTARLPVDCPEVFYPLEFWRYAYIPGIGQGVTLLFYKPYGLGRFRMWDPFETRWVLYTPNAQQALRRPTMSRLERPEFRCGNVDELLNLLASAEYWLSDPGVRQRLEHLVVESARLGKESAEQRFLAFSTLLPKDAEPLEFSPRAEVVGRRGSKGLVRFSCEVPRAGLTTTQVGEAEVVQLDVVGEVARGGEMADRFRYAFTFPADSQILPLVVERELRVGDYVLRLRVADAHGRRAGVVELPFAVRLPEESGQTVATETQARSPQEKLLTLVGPQGEGVFGVQRFTALVDASIAKVEFLLDGKSVLIKNRPPFEVELDLGPLPRLATVTAVGYDLKDREVDRAEVVLNVGRERFFVRLSPITKADQRPEGLAVSASVNVPSDQKLERVELYFNDQHLATLYSAPFSAVLPVRLGKELGYVRALAVLADGSQAEDVQLVNAPQFISTVRVQAVELPVLVLDRSGKPVEGLKKEDFEVLDEGVPQEILHFSREQDLPIRVGLAIDTSGSMENTLPEVQKVVLGFVKNLLRPKDRAFVIAFSDRPALLAPFTADFGSLERALVTLRAERETALWDAVIYGVFQFSGVRGRKALVVLTDGEDTASRAPFERALDFAQRSGVTVYTIAIGVPLTAVKARSQLSRLAKATGGEAFFLPVPPNLGPVYSQIERELRSQYLLAYSSATDAPAGTFRQVTVKVKKPGLTVRTSAGYFVE